The following coding sequences lie in one Ostrea edulis chromosome 8, xbOstEdul1.1, whole genome shotgun sequence genomic window:
- the LOC125662475 gene encoding uncharacterized protein LOC125662475: MFQKTQTLSLLFVWFPVTCCRMIEDLSSDCQCSAGHSGTTIACNYGNRTDVPKLLLASRSYLGQESWKSLVVFGNSNVITFPLDYFTGIKNIDTLSFHDIKLQSIPNIFENLQHVYTMDLSGNRIEIISTNNLQKLGVRLLNLSKNSISYLEPNDLSWIPSIEILDLSDNKITEIPKGFFRTTRLIRKVVLSFNSLTVISKHVFSGLEATLQDLYLGENLISDIHPLAFSNLIELKLLDLSGNPLNPKIDILSSLKLPLHIAHLDLQRTALKTFPFCFVHDLHDLEYINLQENYLECSCDLVWVAQHLKHHYYPSRDSQPEQLAIQCLSTDDRAETMSTLKQDCINKPRQPCSRTDPLSQLQQRLHDLHYVVEIRKGKIWMHWGRVNSSMVYAYRITVKEEGKDNEYFYGPVTIHPSSDHFTIESFDLKNTKLIVCLHVMANATGRLYKKCVSVEDESLSSIVGILAGIIFLVPCLLALGLVIYYDRNHKRRDDSNRTFLKTSVSYSESSRETKTLGSSESSKSIVDVEGVAGNRKSIADGDGINESDKGPFSDVRSAESEDVTESISLLITEEYVSTV, from the coding sequence ATGTTTCAAAAAACACAGACGCTGAGTTTGTTATTCGTCTGGTTCCCGGTGACGTGTTGCCGAATGATAGAGGACCTCTCATCAGATTGCCAATGTAGCGCGGGTCATTCTGGTACCACCATAGCCTGTAACTATGGAAACAGGACTGACGTACCGAAGTTACTACTAGCTAGTCGTTCATACCTGGGCCAGGAGTCCTGGAAGTCGCTCGTTGTATTCGGTAACTCTAATGTCATCACATTTCCCCTTGATTATTTCACAGGAATTAAGAACATAGATACCCTTAGTTTTCACGATATCAAACTTCAATCGATACCCAACATATTTGAGAACCTCCAACACGTGTATACGATGGACCTGTCCGGTAATAGAATAGAAATCATCAGCACGAATAATTTACAAAAGCTCGGAGTCCGTCTTCTGAATCTTTCTAAAAATTCCATCAGCTATTTGGAGCCAAATGACTTGTCCTGGATTCCTTCCATCGAAATTCTAGACCTTTCAGATAACAAGATAACGGAGATTCCAAAGGGTTTCTTCAGAACCACGAGACTCATTCGAAAAGTTGTCTTATCCTTCAATTCATTGACGGTCATCTCAAAACATGTATTTTCTGGATTAGAGGCCACGTTACAAGATCTTTATCTCGGAGAGAATCTTATTTCTGATATTCATCCGCTGGCATTTAGTAacttaattgaattaaagctaCTAGATCTCTCTGGTAACCCATTGAATCCGAAAATCGATATACTGAGTTCTTTGAAACTACCTCTGCACATAGCGCATCTAGACCTTCAGAGAACAGCCCTGAAGACGTTTCCGTTTTGCTTCGTCCATGATCTGCACGACTTAGAGTACATCAATCTCCAAGAAAATTACTTAGAATGTTCTTGCGACCTTGTGTGGGTCGCGCAACATTTGAAACACCATTATTATCCTTCCCGGGACTCGCAACCAGAGCAGCTTGCAATTCAGTGTCTGAGTACGGATGACAGAGCGGAAACAATGTCAACTTTAAAACAAGACTGTATAAATAAACCTAGACAGCCGTGTTCTAGAACCGACCCTTTATCCCAGCTTCAACAAAGACTGCATGATCTTCATTACGTGGTAGAAATAAGAAAAGGAAAGATCTGGATGCATTGGGGGCGTGTGAATTCCTCCATGGTTTATGCTTACCGTATAACCGTGAAAGAAGAAGGAAAGGATAACGAATATTTCTATGGTCCAGTTACAATCCACCCCAGTTCGGACCATTTCACAATTGAGAGTTTTGACCTTAAAAATACTAAACTCATAGTATGTTTGCACGTGATGGCAAATGCCACTGGTCGTTTATATAAGAAGTGTGTCTCCGTGGAGGACGAATCTCTCAGTAGCATTGTGGGTATTTTGGCAGGCATAATTTTCCTTGTTCCGTGTTTACTTGCTTTAGGTCTGGTGATTTATTATGATAGAAATCACAAACGGAGGGACGACTCAAACAGGACATTTCTAAAAACATCTGTATCCTATTCCGAAAGCAGCAGAGAAACAAAAACACTCGGTTCATCCGAAAGTAGCAAATCCATCGTCGATGTAGAGGGCGTTGCTGGAAATAGAAAATCCATTGCAGATGGCGATGGAATCAATGAAAGTGACAAAGGACCGTTCAGTGATGTGCGTTCTGCAGAGTCAGAAGATGTAACGGAGTCAATTTCACTACTTATCACAGAAGAATATGTTTCTACcgtgtaa